The Nocardioides panzhihuensis genome has a segment encoding these proteins:
- a CDS encoding GNAT family N-acetyltransferase encodes MTIVAAADGSALGNPGPAGWGWYVDESTWACGGWPHGTNNQGELTAVLDLLRQTAHTGEPLLVYCDSKYVINSVTKWMAGWKRKGWKKADGKPVLNVEIMKDLDAAMQGRSVRFEWVKGHSGHPLNEAADKLANGAALAYQDGRTPNPGPGFAGAVEAPAVAPQVARPAPEPDDLLGLLSAEPTATETPAAYSFSAEQGRIDPDWVHRMLAQSYWASDRTREVQDAANKASRCYGVYDAAGNQVAFGRVVSDFAAFAWLCDVIVDPGVRGRGVGKLLMSGIVADLEPYRIGRTLLATEDAHELYAKYGWEPLPAPERWMVRQG; translated from the coding sequence GTGACGATTGTGGCTGCTGCTGATGGGTCGGCGCTCGGGAACCCGGGCCCCGCGGGGTGGGGTTGGTATGTGGACGAGTCCACCTGGGCGTGCGGCGGATGGCCGCACGGGACGAACAACCAGGGCGAGCTGACCGCGGTCCTCGACCTGCTGCGGCAGACGGCTCACACCGGCGAGCCGCTGCTGGTCTACTGCGACTCCAAGTACGTCATCAACTCGGTCACCAAGTGGATGGCCGGCTGGAAGCGCAAAGGCTGGAAGAAGGCCGACGGCAAGCCCGTCCTCAACGTCGAGATCATGAAGGACCTCGACGCTGCGATGCAGGGCCGCAGCGTCCGGTTCGAGTGGGTCAAGGGGCACTCCGGGCATCCGCTCAACGAGGCGGCCGACAAGCTCGCCAACGGTGCCGCGCTGGCCTACCAGGACGGGCGTACGCCGAACCCCGGTCCAGGGTTCGCGGGAGCCGTCGAGGCGCCTGCCGTCGCCCCGCAGGTCGCTCGGCCCGCGCCGGAGCCGGACGATCTGCTCGGCCTGCTGAGCGCGGAGCCGACGGCGACCGAGACGCCCGCGGCGTACTCCTTCTCGGCCGAGCAGGGTCGAATCGACCCCGACTGGGTCCACCGGATGCTCGCGCAGTCCTACTGGGCGAGCGATCGGACCCGGGAGGTCCAGGACGCGGCCAACAAGGCCTCGCGCTGCTACGGCGTCTACGACGCGGCGGGAAACCAGGTCGCCTTCGGTCGCGTGGTCAGCGACTTCGCGGCCTTCGCATGGCTGTGCGACGTGATCGTCGATCCCGGCGTCCGCGGCCGAGGGGTCGGGAAGCTGTTGATGTCGGGCATCGTCGCCGACCTCGAGCCCTACCGCATCGGTCGCACCCTGCTTGCCACCGAGGACGCTCATGAGCTGTATGCGAAGTACGGCTGGGAGCCGTTGCCTGCGCCTGAGCGGTGGATGGTCCGGCAGGGCTGA
- a CDS encoding type IV toxin-antitoxin system AbiEi family antitoxin domain-containing protein, translating into MTVLTIPPGPFNLADAAELGLSADDVYRLIDDGLVRRIVRGAFVPASTPDTPQTRAAAVARVVTAHHVVIDRTAAIIHGVNALTYAELDLDVDLETCALRGHTRSRRTGLEGHTRDLTPTDIMRVGRVTVTTPVRTACDLGCNLHRRDAFAAMCALAREHGLVAADLAQMLPRYRGRRGVRQLKELAPLVDPRIESAREAWTFLAIRDAGLPLPEPQLWIEIDEMPTYRLDFAYEHARVCVEYDGVDAHDLTADQRRHDMERRQWLRDHGWTVIVVRRGDFTADRLDAWLREVRTALKPAMTNRRW; encoded by the coding sequence ATGACCGTCCTCACGATTCCTCCCGGACCTTTCAACCTCGCCGACGCCGCTGAGCTCGGCCTCAGCGCAGACGACGTCTACCGACTGATCGACGACGGCCTCGTGCGCCGGATCGTGCGAGGCGCATTCGTCCCCGCGAGCACACCTGACACCCCGCAGACGCGGGCAGCCGCGGTCGCCCGCGTCGTCACGGCCCATCACGTCGTGATCGACCGCACCGCCGCCATCATCCACGGGGTCAACGCCCTCACCTACGCCGAGCTCGATCTCGACGTGGACCTGGAGACGTGTGCACTGCGCGGGCACACCCGCTCGAGACGTACGGGACTCGAAGGTCACACCAGGGACCTGACCCCGACCGACATCATGAGAGTAGGCAGGGTCACGGTGACCACCCCCGTCCGCACGGCCTGTGATCTCGGATGCAACCTTCATCGCCGGGATGCATTCGCAGCAATGTGCGCGCTGGCCCGGGAGCACGGCCTGGTGGCGGCCGACCTCGCGCAGATGCTGCCGCGTTACCGAGGTCGTCGAGGCGTCCGACAGCTCAAGGAGCTTGCGCCGCTCGTCGATCCACGGATCGAGTCTGCCCGGGAGGCGTGGACGTTCCTCGCGATCCGCGACGCGGGGTTGCCGCTGCCTGAGCCACAGCTCTGGATCGAGATCGACGAGATGCCAACCTACCGGCTCGACTTCGCATACGAACACGCTCGTGTGTGCGTCGAGTACGACGGTGTCGACGCACACGACCTCACGGCCGACCAACGCAGGCACGACATGGAGCGGCGTCAATGGTTGCGCGACCACGGATGGACAGTGATCGTCGTACGCCGCGGCGACTTCACTGCCGACAGGCTCGACGCCTGGCTGCGCGAGGTCCGCACCGCGCTCAAACCGGCGATGACCAATCGCCGCTGGTGA
- a CDS encoding LacI family DNA-binding transcriptional regulator: MPITPASARLADIAAHAGVSEATVSRVLNGKPGVAAATREAVLAAIDVHGYERPVKLRQRSEGLVGLITPELDNPIFPALAQVIAQGLTRQGYTPVLATQTPGGSTEDELTEMLVDRGVTGIIFVSGLHADTTADMTRYDKLRAQGVPYVLLDGYTPDIKAPFISPDDREAMQLAVTHLATLGHTKIGLAVGPGRFVPVQRKIEGFVATMADRFGLSAEEVEKGYIRHSLFTLEGGQAAASELLDDGFTAIVCASDMMALGAIRAARSCGLRVPEDVSVVGYDDSQLIAFTDPPLTTVRKPVHAMGQAAVRAILDEIAGTGAPHSEFVFHPELVVRGSTASGPRVTP, translated from the coding sequence GTGCCCATAACACCAGCCTCCGCCCGTCTTGCCGATATCGCGGCCCATGCGGGCGTGAGCGAGGCCACGGTCAGCCGCGTGCTCAACGGCAAGCCAGGCGTCGCCGCGGCGACGCGCGAGGCGGTGCTGGCGGCGATCGACGTCCACGGGTACGAGCGTCCCGTCAAGCTGCGTCAGCGCAGCGAGGGCCTCGTCGGGCTGATCACGCCCGAGCTCGACAACCCGATCTTCCCGGCGCTCGCGCAGGTCATCGCCCAGGGGCTGACCCGGCAGGGCTACACCCCGGTGCTCGCGACGCAGACCCCCGGCGGCTCGACCGAGGACGAGCTCACCGAGATGCTCGTCGACCGCGGTGTCACCGGGATCATCTTCGTCTCCGGTCTGCACGCGGACACCACCGCCGACATGACGCGCTACGACAAGCTGCGCGCCCAGGGGGTCCCATACGTCCTTCTCGACGGATACACCCCCGACATCAAGGCGCCGTTCATCTCTCCCGACGATCGCGAGGCGATGCAGCTCGCGGTCACGCATCTGGCCACGCTCGGGCACACCAAGATCGGCCTGGCGGTCGGCCCCGGCCGCTTCGTGCCGGTCCAGCGCAAGATCGAGGGCTTCGTGGCGACCATGGCCGACCGCTTCGGCCTGAGCGCCGAGGAGGTCGAGAAGGGCTACATCCGGCACTCGCTGTTCACCCTCGAAGGCGGCCAGGCCGCGGCCTCCGAGCTCCTCGACGACGGCTTCACCGCGATCGTCTGCGCCAGCGACATGATGGCGCTGGGCGCGATCCGAGCCGCCCGCTCGTGCGGCCTGCGGGTCCCCGAGGACGTCTCCGTCGTCGGCTACGACGACTCCCAGCTCATCGCCTTCACCGACCCGCCGCTGACCACCGTCCGCAAGCCCGTCCATGCGATGGGCCAAGCCGCCGTCCGCGCCATCCTCGACGAGATCGCCGGCACCGGCGCCCCTCACTCGGAGTTCGTCTTCCACCCCGAGCTGGTGGTCAGAGGCTCCACTGCGTCCGGCCCCCGCGTAACCCCCTGA